The Solibacillus sp. FSL R7-0682 genome includes a window with the following:
- the miaA gene encoding tRNA (adenosine(37)-N6)-dimethylallyltransferase MiaA: MKKKYDVVAIIGPTASGKTALSIRLAKEIDGEVINGDSMQIYRNMDIGTAKITEQEMEGVPHHLLNIKEPTEGFSVAEYQQLVRSKIEEIKSRGKTPIIVGGTGLYVQSVLYDFQFTKQAVNEEVRSMYYEQLEQLGPKAMHEKLAKIDPASAAEIHPNNTRRVIRALEMAELAGVSRAEEQFNRGDVPLYKHLIIGMNMDRETLYERINLRVDLMLKAGLLDEVRALYDAGIRDVQAIKAIGYKEFYQYFDGFITLEEAIDQVKQNSRRYAKRQLTYFRNKMEIEWIGNNWEEVKKYF, from the coding sequence ATGAAAAAAAAATATGATGTCGTGGCGATCATTGGTCCAACCGCATCCGGGAAAACAGCATTAAGCATTCGTCTAGCAAAAGAAATTGATGGCGAAGTGATTAACGGAGATTCGATGCAAATTTATCGAAATATGGATATTGGTACAGCAAAAATTACTGAGCAGGAGATGGAAGGAGTTCCCCATCATTTACTCAATATTAAAGAGCCAACAGAAGGCTTTTCTGTAGCAGAATATCAACAGCTTGTACGCAGTAAAATTGAGGAAATAAAATCGCGCGGTAAAACACCCATTATTGTCGGTGGTACAGGGCTTTATGTGCAATCTGTCTTGTATGATTTCCAGTTTACGAAGCAAGCGGTCAACGAAGAAGTACGAAGCATGTATTATGAGCAATTAGAGCAGCTTGGACCAAAAGCGATGCATGAAAAATTAGCAAAAATTGATCCAGCCAGTGCAGCAGAAATTCATCCAAATAACACGAGAAGAGTGATTCGTGCATTAGAAATGGCTGAGCTTGCGGGTGTGTCTCGTGCAGAAGAGCAGTTTAACCGCGGAGATGTACCACTTTATAAGCATCTTATCATCGGGATGAATATGGACCGTGAAACATTATATGAACGCATTAATTTACGGGTGGACTTAATGTTGAAGGCTGGTTTACTTGACGAAGTACGTGCATTATATGATGCAGGTATTAGAGATGTTCAAGCAATTAAGGCAATTGGCTACAAAGAATTTTATCAATATTTCGATGGGTTTATTACATTAGAAGAGGCGATTGACCAGGTGAAGCAAAACTCCCGTCGCTACGCCAAAAGGCAATTAACTTATTTCCGAAATAAAATGGAAATTGAGTGGATAGGGAACAATTGGGAAGAAGTAAAAAAATATTTTTAA
- the hfq gene encoding RNA chaperone Hfq — MKSMNLQDTFLNTLRKNNTFVTVFLLNGFQLKGSIKSYDNFTVLLETEGKQQLIYKHAISTFVPAKNVALVEEEA, encoded by the coding sequence ATGAAATCAATGAACTTGCAAGATACGTTTTTAAATACCTTACGAAAAAATAATACATTTGTTACAGTATTTTTATTAAATGGTTTCCAATTAAAAGGTTCAATTAAATCCTATGATAATTTTACAGTGCTGTTAGAGACAGAGGGCAAGCAGCAATTAATTTATAAACACGCCATTTCAACCTTTGTCCCTGCTAAAAACGTAGCATTAGTGGAAGAAGAAGCGTAA
- a CDS encoding rhodanese-like domain-containing protein: MKTMTTDELLNLLDANEDLNVIDVREDFEVENGMIPGAVHIPLGQIPDRTDELDTSKSYILVCKGGVRSANACEFLEAQGFDVTNLEGGMMAYDGELEFK; the protein is encoded by the coding sequence ATGAAAACAATGACAACTGATGAACTATTAAACTTATTAGATGCGAATGAAGATTTGAATGTAATCGATGTGCGTGAAGATTTTGAAGTGGAAAATGGCATGATTCCAGGTGCTGTACATATCCCACTAGGTCAAATTCCAGATCGTACAGATGAACTGGATACATCAAAATCATATATTCTTGTATGTAAAGGCGGCGTTCGTAGTGCCAATGCGTGTGAGTTTTTAGAAGCACAAGGTTTCGATGTAACAAACCTTGAAGGCGGAATGATGGCCTATGACGGCGAATTAGAATTTAAATAA
- a CDS encoding trimeric intracellular cation channel family protein, whose translation MAWDVFSVIGTIAFAISGAIVAMEEEYDLFGVYILGIVTAFGGGAIRNLLIGLPVSTLWSQEMMFQIALAAITIFFLMPHHLIKHWNRWGNFTDAIGLSAFAIQGAMHAVHQDLPLSAVIVAAVLTGAGGGIVRDLLAGRRPIVLRHEIYGVWAASAGLLIGLEILTGDLFLYALFIVITVLRIFSYTCGWRLPSKKINYAQK comes from the coding sequence ATGGCTTGGGATGTCTTTAGTGTCATTGGTACGATTGCCTTTGCCATTTCTGGAGCAATTGTTGCAATGGAGGAGGAATACGACCTTTTTGGTGTATACATTTTAGGAATTGTAACGGCATTTGGTGGCGGGGCAATTCGAAATCTATTAATCGGTTTACCTGTCTCAACACTTTGGAGTCAGGAAATGATGTTTCAAATCGCGCTAGCCGCTATTACAATTTTCTTCTTAATGCCACATCATTTAATCAAGCATTGGAATCGTTGGGGAAACTTTACTGATGCAATTGGTTTATCTGCCTTTGCAATCCAAGGAGCTATGCATGCGGTACATCAAGATTTGCCATTATCCGCTGTCATTGTTGCAGCGGTATTAACTGGTGCAGGTGGAGGGATTGTTCGAGATTTACTTGCTGGAAGAAGACCCATCGTTCTTCGTCACGAGATTTATGGTGTTTGGGCAGCAAGTGCAGGGTTATTAATAGGTCTTGAAATTTTAACTGGTGATTTGTTTTTATATGCATTATTTATAGTCATTACGGTTTTACGTATTTTCTCCTATACATGCGGATGGCGTTTACCGTCAAAGAAAATAAACTATGCACAAAAATAA
- a CDS encoding methionine gamma-lyase family protein, with translation MAFQSSLTKETMELAARIEEKVQLYHQQVDAQAFFNQQKVLAAFRNNQVSDFHLHPSTGYGYDDEGRDNLERVYAEVFGAEAAIVRPQIISGTHAITLSLFGVLRPGDELLYITGKPYDTLQSIVDGGEKDTGSLKDYKIGYAHVDLIDNKEVDWEGVKYAINANTKMIAIQRSKGYATRPSFTIDAIQKMVTTIRELAPEAVIFVDNCYGEFVEALEPTEVGADLMAGSLIKNPGGGFAKIGGYIAGRADLVEKCAYRMTSPGIGAEAGASLNTLADFYQGFFMAPHVVAQSLKGAIFTSAMLEEIGMTTSPHYTDIRTDLIQSVSFQTAEQMVAFCREIQAASPINAHFAPEPAYMPGYEDDVIMAAGTFVQGSSIELTADGPIRPPYTAFVQGGLTYEHVKYAICSAVQKLK, from the coding sequence ATGGCATTTCAATCAAGTTTAACGAAAGAAACAATGGAGCTAGCAGCACGTATTGAAGAAAAAGTACAACTATACCATCAGCAAGTAGATGCGCAAGCTTTCTTCAATCAGCAAAAAGTGCTTGCAGCTTTTCGAAATAATCAAGTAAGCGATTTTCATCTACATCCTTCTACAGGCTATGGTTATGATGATGAAGGTCGTGATAATTTAGAGCGAGTTTATGCAGAAGTTTTTGGTGCAGAGGCTGCAATTGTACGTCCTCAAATTATTTCTGGAACGCATGCAATTACATTAAGCTTATTTGGCGTTTTACGTCCAGGTGATGAGCTCCTTTATATTACAGGAAAACCGTATGATACATTGCAATCAATTGTTGATGGCGGTGAAAAGGATACGGGTTCTTTAAAAGATTATAAAATCGGTTATGCCCATGTCGACCTTATTGACAATAAGGAAGTAGATTGGGAAGGCGTGAAATATGCAATTAATGCGAATACAAAGATGATTGCTATTCAGCGCTCAAAGGGCTATGCAACACGCCCATCCTTTACAATAGATGCGATACAAAAAATGGTGACAACTATTCGTGAGCTTGCACCTGAGGCGGTTATTTTTGTTGATAACTGCTATGGCGAGTTTGTCGAAGCATTGGAGCCGACTGAGGTTGGAGCAGATTTAATGGCAGGTTCATTAATTAAAAACCCAGGTGGTGGTTTCGCGAAAATTGGTGGTTATATTGCTGGACGCGCGGATTTAGTTGAAAAATGTGCTTATCGTATGACTTCACCAGGCATTGGTGCTGAAGCTGGTGCTAGCTTAAATACGCTAGCTGACTTTTATCAAGGCTTCTTTATGGCACCACATGTTGTTGCACAAAGCTTAAAGGGTGCCATTTTTACTTCGGCAATGCTAGAAGAAATCGGCATGACAACATCGCCACATTACACGGACATTCGTACGGATTTAATTCAGTCAGTGTCGTTCCAAACCGCAGAACAAATGGTAGCCTTTTGTCGAGAAATTCAAGCAGCATCACCGATTAATGCGCATTTCGCACCAGAGCCAGCCTATATGCCAGGCTATGAGGATGATGTTATTATGGCAGCAGGTACATTCGTACAAGGATCTAGCATCGAATTAACAGCAGATGGTCCGATACGTCCACCATACACGGCATTTGTTCAAGGTGGATTAACCTATGAACACGTAAAATATGCGATTTGCTCAGCAGTACAGAAGTTAAAATAG
- a CDS encoding MerR family transcriptional regulator, giving the protein MSSEIRRSMPLLSISIVMQLTDLTARQIRYYEEHDLIQPHRTEGNRRMFSLNDVDKLLEIKDMLEQGVNMAGIKKVFAMKNDPAMKENGKEISDAELRKILREEMRQAQRMQKSSIRQGDLSRFYQ; this is encoded by the coding sequence ATGAGTAGTGAGATTCGACGTTCAATGCCATTATTATCCATTAGCATTGTTATGCAATTAACAGATTTAACAGCAAGACAAATACGTTATTACGAAGAACATGATTTAATTCAGCCACACCGTACAGAAGGAAATCGACGGATGTTCTCGCTAAATGATGTCGATAAGTTATTAGAAATAAAAGATATGTTAGAGCAAGGGGTTAACATGGCAGGTATTAAAAAAGTATTTGCAATGAAAAATGACCCTGCGATGAAAGAAAACGGTAAAGAAATTTCAGATGCAGAATTACGAAAAATTTTACGAGAAGAAATGCGACAAGCACAGCGTATGCAAAAATCTTCTATTAGGCAAGGGGATTTATCACGTTTCTATCAATAA
- the glnA gene encoding type I glutamate--ammonia ligase, whose translation MGKYTKEDIKSLVQEHEVKFIRLQFTDILGTIKNVEIPVSQLDKALDNKMMFDGSSIEGFVRIEESDMYLYPDYDSFMVFPWTAEKGKVARFICDIYNPDGTPFAGDPRNNLKRVLKEMQELGFTNFNLGPEPEFFLFKLDAKGEPTLEVNDNGGYFDLAPTDLGENCRRDIVLELEEMGFEIEASHHEVAPGQHEIDFKYADAITACDNIQTFKLVVKTIARKHGLHATFMPKPLFGEAGSGMHFNVSLFKEKVNAFYDESTELGLSETAMQFMAGVLAHVQGFTAITNPTVNSYKRLVPGYEAPCYVAWSAQNRSPLIRIPSSRGISTRVEVRSVDPSANPYLAMAVILEAGLEGIRKGLTPPPAINRNIYVMSEEERKSNGIDNLPAALDDALALLAKDEVVQAALGEHIYANFKEAKEIEFDMYRSTVHQWERDQYMKMY comes from the coding sequence GTGGGTAAATACACAAAAGAAGACATTAAAAGCCTTGTACAAGAACATGAAGTAAAATTTATTCGTTTACAGTTTACTGACATTTTAGGAACAATTAAAAACGTTGAAATTCCTGTAAGTCAGCTAGACAAAGCGTTGGACAACAAAATGATGTTTGACGGATCTTCAATCGAAGGTTTTGTTCGTATTGAAGAATCAGATATGTACTTATATCCTGACTACGATTCATTTATGGTATTCCCATGGACTGCAGAAAAAGGGAAAGTAGCACGATTTATTTGTGATATTTACAATCCAGACGGAACGCCATTCGCTGGTGACCCACGTAACAACTTAAAGCGTGTATTAAAAGAAATGCAAGAGTTAGGTTTTACAAACTTTAACTTAGGACCAGAGCCAGAGTTTTTCTTATTCAAACTCGATGCAAAAGGTGAACCAACGTTAGAAGTAAATGACAATGGAGGTTACTTCGACTTAGCACCAACGGACTTAGGTGAAAACTGCCGTCGTGATATCGTTTTAGAGCTTGAAGAAATGGGCTTTGAAATTGAAGCTTCGCACCACGAGGTAGCACCTGGTCAACACGAAATTGACTTTAAATATGCAGATGCGATTACAGCTTGTGACAACATCCAAACATTTAAATTAGTTGTTAAAACAATTGCACGTAAGCATGGATTACATGCTACATTCATGCCAAAACCTTTATTTGGTGAAGCTGGATCAGGAATGCACTTTAACGTTTCTTTATTTAAAGAAAAAGTAAATGCATTCTATGATGAATCTACAGAGCTAGGCTTATCTGAAACAGCAATGCAGTTTATGGCAGGTGTATTAGCGCACGTTCAAGGCTTTACGGCGATTACAAACCCAACTGTAAACTCTTATAAACGTTTAGTACCTGGTTATGAAGCACCTTGTTATGTTGCCTGGTCTGCTCAAAACCGTTCACCACTAATTCGTATTCCATCTTCTCGCGGTATTTCTACTCGTGTAGAGGTACGTTCAGTGGACCCGTCAGCAAATCCTTATTTAGCAATGGCTGTAATTTTAGAAGCCGGTCTTGAAGGTATCCGTAAAGGGTTGACACCTCCACCTGCAATCAACCGCAACATTTATGTGATGAGTGAAGAAGAGCGTAAATCTAATGGAATTGATAATTTACCAGCAGCTTTAGATGATGCTTTAGCTTTACTTGCTAAGGATGAAGTTGTGCAAGCAGCTTTAGGTGAGCACATTTACGCAAACTTTAAGGAAGCAAAAGAAATCGAGTTCGACATGTACCGTTCAACAGTACACCAATGGGAACGCGACCAATATATGAAAATGTATTAA
- a CDS encoding DNA alkylation repair protein — MEFQTVMHELEALGKERSKKMYMSNGAKEPVYGVATGAMKPIAKKIKINQELAEQLYATGNYDAMYFAGIIADPQAMTEEDYNRWIDTAYFYMISDYIVAVTLAESDIAQQVSDNWISSGDELKMSAGWSCYCWLLGSRKDHEFSREKLLAMLELVKNTIHDAPERTKVSMNNFVVTVGVSYVPLHKEALEIAQAIGGIEIKRETKKPSQLNAYESIQKQVEKDRIGFKRKYVRC; from the coding sequence ATGGAGTTTCAAACAGTTATGCACGAGCTAGAGGCATTAGGCAAAGAGCGTTCGAAAAAAATGTATATGTCAAATGGAGCGAAAGAACCGGTTTATGGTGTTGCGACAGGTGCAATGAAGCCGATTGCGAAAAAAATTAAAATTAATCAAGAGCTAGCAGAACAGCTATATGCAACTGGAAATTATGATGCAATGTATTTTGCTGGCATTATTGCTGATCCACAAGCGATGACTGAAGAGGATTATAATCGTTGGATTGATACTGCATATTTCTACATGATTTCTGATTACATTGTCGCGGTGACTTTGGCGGAGTCTGACATTGCACAGCAAGTTTCAGATAATTGGATATCAAGTGGTGATGAACTGAAAATGTCAGCTGGTTGGAGCTGTTATTGTTGGCTATTAGGGAGCCGAAAAGACCATGAATTTTCCAGAGAGAAACTACTTGCTATGCTGGAGTTGGTGAAAAATACGATTCATGATGCACCAGAGCGAACGAAAGTATCGATGAATAATTTTGTCGTTACAGTAGGGGTATCTTATGTACCATTGCATAAGGAAGCATTAGAAATTGCACAAGCAATTGGAGGTATTGAAATAAAGCGAGAAACTAAAAAGCCATCTCAATTGAATGCCTATGAGTCAATTCAAAAGCAAGTTGAAAAAGATCGTATTGGCTTTAAACGAAAATATGTCAGATGTTAA
- a CDS encoding 5' nucleotidase, NT5C type, whose amino-acid sequence MKKSIAIDMDQVLANFYKKLRMTYNENFGTNFTDEEFLLTTQRDLPREDAKKLFAILNEPDYFRDLEVLDMDAIEVIQELQEHYEIYIATAAMDVPGSFNAKYDWLMKYLPFLKRQNIVFCGNKAVIHTDYLIDDSPNQLAAFKGTGLLYGMPYNATTEGFIRVNNWQEIRSYFLKALVV is encoded by the coding sequence ATGAAAAAAAGTATTGCGATTGATATGGACCAAGTATTAGCAAACTTTTACAAAAAACTGAGAATGACATACAACGAAAATTTCGGTACAAATTTTACAGATGAAGAATTTTTATTAACAACACAGCGTGATTTACCAAGAGAAGACGCTAAAAAATTGTTCGCAATTTTAAATGAACCGGACTATTTTAGAGATTTAGAAGTATTGGATATGGATGCAATCGAGGTTATACAAGAGCTACAAGAGCATTATGAAATCTATATTGCAACAGCAGCGATGGATGTTCCTGGTTCATTTAATGCAAAATATGATTGGCTCATGAAGTATTTACCGTTTTTAAAAAGACAAAACATTGTATTCTGTGGAAATAAAGCGGTTATACATACCGATTATTTAATCGATGATAGCCCTAATCAATTAGCTGCCTTTAAAGGTACTGGTTTACTTTATGGAATGCCATATAATGCAACAACAGAAGGGTTTATTCGTGTGAATAACTGGCAGGAAATTAGAAGCTATTTTCTTAAAGCGTTAGTAGTTTAA
- a CDS encoding gamma-glutamyl-gamma-aminobutyrate hydrolase family protein produces MKPVIGLTMYDTNKKLDINNAYLHSIELAGGIPICIPNATEDTVEELLSRVDGLLLIGGEDIDPYLFGEEPHPKIGPVVRKRDDSDLLLMNYAFKKQMPILGVCRGQQVMNVAFGGTIIQDIPSQVESPLLHKQPSKRGELAHSVEVLTPKFKEIFGDNTFRVNTFHHQSIGKLGEGLKLSAVAKDGVIEGIEHEAHPYCISVQWHPEELAPNGDVYAQRLFKSFVDACKQ; encoded by the coding sequence ATGAAACCAGTTATCGGGTTAACGATGTATGATACTAACAAAAAATTAGATATTAATAATGCGTATTTGCACTCTATAGAACTAGCGGGAGGAATCCCAATCTGTATTCCCAATGCAACGGAAGATACAGTTGAGGAATTATTATCAAGGGTTGACGGTTTATTATTAATTGGTGGTGAGGATATAGATCCATATTTATTTGGAGAAGAACCACATCCGAAAATTGGCCCGGTTGTAAGGAAACGTGATGATAGTGATCTTCTATTAATGAACTATGCCTTTAAAAAGCAAATGCCGATATTAGGTGTATGTCGTGGGCAACAAGTAATGAATGTAGCTTTTGGAGGCACTATTATTCAAGATATTCCTTCCCAGGTTGAAAGCCCACTTTTACATAAACAACCATCAAAGCGTGGTGAGCTAGCACATAGTGTGGAGGTGTTAACACCAAAGTTTAAAGAAATCTTTGGCGATAATACGTTCCGAGTTAATACGTTCCACCATCAATCAATAGGAAAGTTAGGCGAAGGTCTTAAACTATCAGCTGTTGCTAAAGATGGGGTTATTGAAGGAATTGAGCATGAGGCGCATCCGTATTGTATATCTGTACAATGGCACCCTGAGGAATTAGCACCAAACGGAGATGTTTATGCACAACGCTTGTTTAAAAGCTTTGTAGATGCTTGTAAGCAGTAA
- the lexA gene encoding transcriptional repressor LexA: MTSKISKRQQAILAFIKEEVRAKGYPPSVREIGEAVGLASSSTVHGHLARLESKGLIRRDPTKPRAIEILEQEDVTVPKQGVIHVPLIGKVTAGLPISAIEDIQEYFPLPDTYGSSEDELFMLEIMGESMIEAGILDGDYVIVKKCSTANNGEIVVAMTEDDEATVKRFYKEKTYFRLQPENSSMEPIIVNQVTILGKVVGLYRNVH; encoded by the coding sequence TTGACATCAAAAATTTCAAAGCGACAACAAGCAATTCTAGCTTTTATAAAAGAGGAAGTTCGTGCAAAAGGCTATCCACCATCTGTTCGAGAAATTGGTGAGGCTGTTGGATTAGCTTCAAGTTCAACTGTCCATGGGCATTTAGCTCGTTTAGAAAGTAAAGGGCTTATACGTCGTGACCCAACAAAGCCACGTGCGATCGAAATTTTAGAGCAAGAAGATGTTACCGTTCCAAAGCAAGGTGTAATTCACGTACCATTAATCGGGAAAGTTACAGCTGGTTTACCGATTTCTGCAATCGAAGATATTCAAGAATACTTCCCTCTGCCAGATACATATGGCTCTTCAGAAGACGAATTATTCATGTTGGAAATTATGGGAGAATCCATGATTGAAGCGGGAATTTTAGATGGTGATTATGTTATCGTTAAGAAATGTTCAACAGCAAATAACGGTGAAATAGTCGTTGCCATGACAGAAGATGATGAAGCAACTGTAAAGCGTTTCTATAAGGAAAAAACGTACTTCCGTTTACAACCTGAAAATAGCTCAATGGAGCCAATTATAGTTAATCAAGTAACGATTTTAGGGAAAGTCGTTGGTTTATATCGTAACGTTCATTAA
- the yneA gene encoding cell division suppressor protein YneA, producing the protein MKKIQLNSFVSMFLLFSFILVALIYIKDEKIELYEQITIEQGDTLWSLAEQYSGKMTKHDWVHAVIRDNALHSEDVISGQVLAVPVEKNSAYIAERNEPSHVQSIKVAREDNESK; encoded by the coding sequence ATGAAAAAAATCCAGTTAAATAGCTTTGTATCAATGTTTTTATTATTTTCATTTATTTTAGTTGCACTTATTTATATTAAAGATGAAAAAATTGAATTATACGAACAGATTACAATTGAGCAAGGTGATACATTATGGTCGTTAGCCGAGCAATATAGTGGTAAAATGACTAAACATGATTGGGTTCATGCAGTAATAAGGGATAATGCATTACATAGTGAAGATGTGATCAGTGGACAAGTATTAGCAGTTCCTGTTGAAAAAAATTCAGCATATATTGCTGAACGAAATGAACCGTCTCATGTACAATCTATAAAAGTAGCGAGAGAAGATAATGAATCAAAGTAA
- a CDS encoding YneB family resolvase-like protein: protein MNQSKAALYCRVSTEKNTQETSLVRQQEELTKYAKSFGFQELAVFKDQSSGFDVDRDGLLDMLDYMKEQQIKVLFVQDETRLGRGNARMAVLHLIQKYEATVYSLNDAGPLALNEMDTMLLEILAIVEEYQRRMHNAKIRRGMRRAVENGYMPQNNLKNRGNIEGRERKDVPVEEIVQLRQKGLTFAEIATTLSGLGIQISKATVHRRYIEYMDRLEE, encoded by the coding sequence ATGAATCAAAGTAAAGCAGCACTCTATTGTCGTGTCAGTACTGAAAAGAACACGCAAGAAACATCATTAGTACGTCAACAAGAAGAATTAACAAAATACGCAAAATCATTTGGCTTTCAAGAGCTTGCAGTATTTAAAGATCAAAGTAGTGGCTTTGATGTCGATCGAGATGGCTTATTAGACATGCTTGATTACATGAAGGAGCAACAAATAAAAGTTTTATTTGTACAGGATGAAACACGTTTAGGGCGTGGTAATGCACGTATGGCGGTTTTACATCTTATTCAAAAATATGAAGCAACGGTATACTCATTAAATGATGCTGGACCACTTGCCTTGAACGAAATGGATACAATGCTGCTTGAGATTTTGGCTATTGTAGAGGAATATCAGCGTCGGATGCATAACGCAAAAATTCGTCGGGGCATGCGTCGAGCGGTGGAAAATGGTTACATGCCACAAAACAATTTAAAAAACCGAGGCAACATTGAAGGGCGCGAACGGAAAGATGTACCTGTTGAAGAAATTGTTCAATTACGTCAAAAAGGGTTAACGTTTGCAGAAATCGCCACAACCCTTTCAGGACTAGGAATACAAATTAGCAAGGCAACCGTTCATCGAAGATATATTGAATATATGGACCGACTTGAAGAGTAA